A portion of the Oxynema aestuarii AP17 genome contains these proteins:
- a CDS encoding NAD(P)/FAD-dependent oxidoreductase — MTQETTRRICILGGGFGGLYSALRLHQLPWSPSDKPEIVLIDSRDRFLFAPLLYELISGELQTWEIAPPFSELLSHTNVHFHQGTVAGIDLDNRRVRLLEDVELPYDRLVLALGGETPVDLVPGSREYALPFRTIDDAYRLEERLRLLEASEKDKIRVAVVGAGYSGVELACKLADRLGERGRLRLVEQGDRILNAATEFNRNTAKAALDERGIWIDLETTVEAIGPQTISLLYKGKLDEIPVDVVLWTVGTKVAPAIAALDLAKNQRGQVRVTPELQAIDRPEIFALGDLADGHDASGQSVPATAQVAIQQADYVAWNVWASMSDRPLLPFKYQNLGEMMTLGLENATLTGLGVKIDGQAAVVFRRLAYLYRLPTLDHQLKVAFNWMTQPLREAIAKTRATVSSLD, encoded by the coding sequence ATGACCCAAGAGACTACGCGGCGAATTTGTATCCTGGGAGGGGGCTTTGGCGGGTTATACTCGGCTTTGCGCCTGCATCAGCTTCCTTGGAGTCCATCGGACAAACCCGAGATCGTTCTCATCGACAGTCGAGATCGGTTTTTGTTTGCCCCGTTGCTGTACGAATTAATTTCTGGGGAATTGCAAACCTGGGAAATTGCGCCCCCGTTTTCGGAACTGCTGTCCCATACCAACGTGCACTTTCATCAGGGGACAGTCGCGGGAATCGATCTGGACAATCGCCGCGTTCGCCTCCTCGAAGATGTCGAGTTACCTTACGATCGCCTCGTTCTGGCATTAGGCGGCGAAACTCCGGTGGATCTCGTTCCCGGTAGTCGCGAATATGCTTTGCCGTTTCGCACGATTGACGATGCGTACCGCCTCGAAGAACGGTTGCGCCTGTTGGAAGCGTCGGAGAAAGATAAAATTCGGGTGGCGGTCGTCGGCGCGGGGTACAGTGGGGTTGAATTGGCGTGCAAATTGGCCGATCGCCTCGGCGAACGGGGTCGCTTGCGCCTGGTAGAACAAGGCGATCGCATTCTCAATGCGGCGACGGAGTTTAACCGCAATACGGCTAAAGCTGCCCTCGACGAACGCGGGATCTGGATCGATTTAGAAACGACGGTCGAGGCGATCGGACCGCAAACGATTTCGTTACTCTACAAAGGTAAACTCGACGAAATCCCGGTGGATGTGGTCTTGTGGACGGTAGGCACGAAGGTAGCCCCGGCGATCGCCGCTCTGGATTTGGCGAAAAATCAACGGGGTCAAGTGCGCGTCACTCCTGAGTTACAGGCGATCGATCGCCCGGAGATTTTTGCCCTCGGCGATCTGGCTGACGGTCACGACGCAAGCGGTCAAAGCGTCCCCGCCACGGCGCAAGTGGCGATCCAACAAGCGGATTATGTGGCGTGGAATGTCTGGGCTTCGATGAGCGATCGCCCCCTACTGCCGTTTAAATATCAAAATCTCGGCGAAATGATGACGTTAGGACTCGAAAACGCTACCTTAACCGGATTGGGAGTCAAAATCGACGGTCAGGCGGCAGTGGTTTTCCGTCGTTTGGCGTATCTCTATCGCTTACCCACCCTCGACCACCAGCTCAAAGTTGCGTTTAATTGGATGACCCAACCTCTGCGCGAGGCGATCGCTAAAACCCGCGCCACGGTTTCTTCTCTCGATTAA
- a CDS encoding C39 family peptidase, whose translation MAQLKDIDRISSLSAVALDESLTREIQQQLIELKILDPPVDGILGPLTTAAYHRFQIIAGIKGEENALGPRTARGLLGANPDTFPRSAIAIRAVRNTVFKLRPLQSTDLKPEERLEVKDGEGFVLTDYEAGHRSHYRITVKEPINKSYVWYAFDQHVEILENDKLVATPSYKPKSVQLNVPYKSQNDNWYNPGGSCNVTSIAMCLEYLGVPRYDYRFSQFEDELYQWCLDRGYSRHSPEDLARVVRDYRRRDDFTYWGTIERCKEHLRGGNPCVIHGYFTSFGHIIVLVGFDDNGFIVHDPYGEWFPTGYDRWRSGANLHYSYNLISRLCIDDQFWVHYISR comes from the coding sequence ATGGCTCAGCTCAAAGACATTGACCGCATTTCCTCTCTGAGCGCCGTTGCGCTCGACGAGAGTCTCACTCGCGAGATCCAGCAGCAATTGATCGAGTTAAAAATTCTCGATCCGCCCGTCGATGGCATTTTGGGACCTCTAACCACTGCGGCTTACCATCGCTTCCAAATTATCGCCGGGATTAAAGGGGAAGAGAATGCTCTCGGGCCGAGAACCGCTCGGGGTCTACTCGGAGCCAATCCGGATACGTTTCCTCGCAGCGCGATCGCCATCCGTGCGGTTAGAAATACCGTTTTTAAGCTAAGACCCTTACAATCAACCGATCTCAAACCCGAAGAACGTCTCGAAGTCAAAGACGGCGAGGGTTTTGTTTTAACCGATTACGAAGCAGGTCACCGCAGTCACTACCGCATTACTGTCAAGGAACCGATTAATAAAAGTTACGTTTGGTATGCCTTCGACCAACATGTCGAAATCCTTGAAAATGATAAGTTAGTCGCTACGCCATCGTACAAGCCGAAATCGGTTCAGCTCAACGTGCCGTATAAGTCCCAAAATGACAACTGGTACAATCCCGGCGGCTCTTGCAATGTCACTTCGATCGCCATGTGTCTCGAATATCTGGGGGTTCCCAGATATGACTATCGCTTTAGCCAGTTTGAAGACGAGTTGTATCAGTGGTGTCTCGATCGCGGCTACAGTCGTCACAGTCCGGAAGATTTAGCCCGGGTCGTCCGCGACTACCGCCGCCGCGACGATTTTACCTACTGGGGGACGATCGAACGCTGTAAGGAACACCTGCGCGGTGGCAATCCTTGCGTGATTCACGGCTATTTCACCAGTTTCGGTCACATCATTGTTTTGGTCGGGTTTGACGACAACGGTTTTATCGTCCACGACCCTTATGGAGAATGGTTCCCCACGGGTTACGATCGCTGGCGATCGGGCGCCAATCTTCACTATTCTTACAATCTGATTAGCCGTCTGTGTATTGACGATCAGTTCTGGGTTCATTACATCAGCCGTTAG
- a CDS encoding NnrU family protein translates to MSNSHLIILGLLLLFAIAHSGLAALRPKGEKILGPRLYRIGFALVSLPLAVILIIYFFNHRYDGVQLWQLQGVPAVQPIVWILSAISFFFLYPATFNLLEIAAVAKPEVHLYETGIVRICRHPQMVGQVIWCIAHTLWIGSSFTLVTSLGLVLHHLFGVWHGDRRLGARYGEAFEAVKARTSIVPFLAIAQGRQTLEWKEFIRPAYLGVTGFIALLWWAHPLLLRATASVPW, encoded by the coding sequence ATGAGTAATAGCCATTTGATTATCTTGGGCCTCCTGTTATTGTTTGCGATCGCCCATAGCGGTTTAGCCGCCTTACGCCCAAAAGGAGAAAAGATCCTCGGTCCGAGACTGTACCGGATTGGCTTTGCTTTAGTCAGTTTGCCCCTCGCGGTTATCTTAATTATCTATTTCTTCAATCACCGTTACGACGGCGTGCAGTTGTGGCAATTGCAAGGAGTTCCGGCGGTCCAACCGATCGTTTGGATTTTATCGGCGATTTCCTTTTTCTTCCTCTATCCGGCGACCTTCAACCTCCTCGAAATTGCTGCCGTCGCCAAACCCGAAGTTCACCTTTACGAAACCGGGATCGTCAGAATTTGCCGACATCCGCAAATGGTCGGTCAGGTGATTTGGTGTATTGCTCATACCTTATGGATCGGTAGTAGTTTTACCCTAGTCACCTCCTTGGGATTGGTACTACATCACCTGTTCGGCGTCTGGCACGGCGATCGCCGCCTGGGCGCCCGCTACGGCGAAGCCTTTGAAGCGGTCAAAGCGCGTACCTCGATCGTCCCCTTTTTAGCGATCGCCCAAGGACGGCAAACCTTAGAGTGGAAAGAATTCATCCGTCCCGCCTATCTCGGCGTCACCGGGTTTATCGCCTTACTTTGGTGGGCCCATCCCCTGTTACTACGAGCGACCGCCAGCGTTCCCTGGTAA
- the trxA gene encoding thioredoxin, with product MVLSVNEQTFKKEVLEATSLVLVHFWAPWCGPCRMIEPILSAFEQEWGEKLKIVGINADLNLKLASAYRLSTLPTLILFDRGQIVHRVQGLQNRDELYDAVRSFVTLDRFARRPESVSEVAQEGLGETIAPGSLPNLVSTPL from the coding sequence ATGGTATTGTCGGTTAACGAGCAAACGTTTAAAAAAGAAGTTTTAGAAGCAACCTCCCTAGTTTTGGTTCATTTTTGGGCTCCGTGGTGCGGTCCGTGCCGGATGATCGAGCCGATCTTGAGTGCGTTCGAGCAAGAATGGGGAGAAAAGCTCAAGATCGTCGGAATTAATGCAGACCTCAACTTAAAGCTCGCCAGTGCTTATCGGTTGAGTACCTTGCCCACCTTGATTCTGTTCGATCGCGGTCAAATCGTGCATCGCGTCCAAGGATTGCAAAACCGCGACGAGTTATATGACGCCGTGCGTTCCTTCGTGACGCTCGATCGCTTTGCCCGTCGGCCCGAGTCGGTCTCGGAGGTCGCGCAGGAGGGACTCGGCGAAACGATCGCCCCCGGTTCGCTCCCCAATTTAGTCAGCACCCCGCTCTAA
- a CDS encoding NAD(P)H-quinone oxidoreductase subunit 5 — MEAIYQYAWLIPVLPLAGAMLVGLGLISYNQATNRLRQINAIAIVSLLGMSTVLSFALLWSQIQGHEPYLRTLEWAAAGNFHLTMGYTIDHLSALMLAVVTTIAFLVMVYTDGYMAHDGGYVRFYAYLSLFSSSMLGLVISPNLVQVYIFWELVGMCSYLLIGFWYDRQAAADACQKAFVVNRVGDFGLLLGMLGLYWATDSFDFQIIGDRLQDLVQSGNLGAGIAAIFAILVFLGPVAKSAQFPLHVWLPDAMEGPTPISALIHAATMVAAGVFLIARMYPVFEPIPVVMDTIAWTGCFTAFLGATIALTQNDIKKGLAYSTISQLGYMVMAMGVGAYGAGLFHLMTHAYFKAMLFLCSGSVIHGMEGVVGHDPILAQDMRLMGGLRKYMPITAATFAIGTLAICGIPPFAGFWSKDEILGAALEANPALWLIGWLTAGMTAFYMFRMYFLTFEGPFRGNETHIRKELLEEAASMEAEPALAFGPGAMDPKELESGHDSHGHHSEFPHESPLTMTLPLMALAVPSIFIGLLGMPFANYFEQFIHAPNESLAEVLEHAEEFELSHFVVEAGASVGIALIGITVASLMYLSRKIDVGAIADKIRPLYNFSRNKWYFDEIYNLLFVIGSRRLARQVLEVDYRIVDGAVNLTGLIAVISGEGLKYFENGRAQFYALIVFVAVLGLVILSGIT; from the coding sequence ATGGAAGCAATCTATCAGTATGCCTGGCTGATTCCAGTCCTGCCATTGGCAGGAGCGATGCTGGTCGGTCTAGGTCTGATTTCTTATAACCAAGCGACAAATCGCCTCCGGCAAATCAACGCCATTGCGATCGTGTCCCTTTTGGGTATGTCTACAGTCTTGTCTTTCGCCTTACTGTGGAGCCAAATTCAAGGACACGAACCGTACCTTCGCACCCTCGAATGGGCGGCAGCCGGAAATTTTCACCTGACGATGGGCTACACCATCGACCACCTGTCGGCCTTGATGCTAGCCGTAGTGACGACGATCGCCTTTCTGGTGATGGTCTACACCGACGGTTACATGGCTCACGACGGCGGCTACGTGCGGTTTTATGCGTACTTGAGCCTATTTAGCTCTTCGATGTTGGGGTTGGTCATCAGTCCCAACTTGGTACAAGTTTATATTTTCTGGGAACTGGTCGGCATGTGTTCCTACTTGCTGATCGGGTTCTGGTACGATCGCCAAGCGGCTGCCGATGCCTGTCAAAAAGCCTTCGTCGTCAACCGTGTCGGCGACTTCGGCTTGCTGTTGGGAATGCTCGGACTCTATTGGGCGACCGATAGCTTTGACTTTCAAATTATCGGCGATCGCCTCCAAGACCTGGTACAGTCCGGCAACCTCGGCGCCGGAATTGCCGCGATCTTCGCGATCTTGGTCTTCCTCGGTCCAGTTGCCAAGTCTGCCCAATTCCCCTTACACGTCTGGCTTCCCGACGCGATGGAAGGTCCGACGCCGATCTCGGCCCTCATTCACGCCGCTACCATGGTCGCCGCCGGAGTCTTCCTGATCGCCCGCATGTATCCGGTGTTCGAGCCGATCCCGGTGGTCATGGACACGATCGCCTGGACCGGATGCTTTACCGCCTTCCTCGGCGCCACGATCGCCCTGACCCAGAACGATATCAAAAAAGGACTCGCCTATTCCACCATTTCCCAACTCGGCTACATGGTCATGGCGATGGGGGTCGGCGCTTACGGCGCCGGACTGTTCCACCTGATGACCCACGCCTATTTCAAAGCGATGCTCTTCCTCTGCTCCGGTTCGGTCATCCACGGCATGGAAGGCGTCGTCGGTCACGACCCGATTCTCGCTCAAGACATGCGCTTGATGGGCGGCTTACGCAAATACATGCCGATTACCGCCGCCACCTTCGCGATCGGAACCCTCGCCATTTGCGGGATTCCTCCCTTCGCCGGATTCTGGTCTAAAGACGAAATCCTCGGCGCCGCCTTAGAAGCCAACCCGGCCCTGTGGCTGATCGGCTGGCTGACCGCCGGAATGACCGCCTTCTACATGTTCCGGATGTACTTCCTCACCTTTGAAGGCCCCTTCCGAGGCAACGAAACCCACATCCGCAAAGAACTGCTCGAAGAAGCCGCCAGCATGGAAGCCGAACCCGCCCTCGCCTTCGGTCCGGGCGCGATGGATCCGAAAGAACTCGAAAGCGGTCACGACAGTCACGGGCATCATAGTGAATTCCCGCACGAATCTCCCCTGACGATGACCCTTCCCTTGATGGCCCTCGCCGTTCCGTCGATCTTCATCGGTCTGTTGGGAATGCCGTTTGCCAACTACTTCGAGCAATTCATTCACGCCCCCAACGAAAGCCTCGCCGAAGTCCTCGAACATGCGGAAGAATTCGAGTTGAGTCACTTCGTGGTTGAAGCGGGCGCCTCGGTCGGCATCGCCTTAATCGGCATTACCGTAGCGTCGTTGATGTACCTCAGCCGCAAGATCGATGTCGGGGCGATCGCCGACAAAATTCGCCCCCTCTACAACTTCTCGCGCAACAAATGGTACTTCGACGAAATCTATAACTTGCTCTTCGTCATCGGTTCGCGCCGCTTGGCCCGTCAAGTCCTCGAAGTGGACTATCGCATCGTCGATGGCGCCGTCAACCTCACCGGATTGATCGCCGTCATTAGCGGTGAAGGCTTGAAATACTTCGAGAACGGACGCGCCCAATTCTACGCCCTGATCGTCTTTGTCGCCGTTCTTGGGTTGGTCATTCTCTCTGGAATCACCTAA
- a CDS encoding NAD(P)H-quinone oxidoreductase subunit 4: MADFPWLTTIILLPIAATLPLPFLPDKDGKTVRWYALIVGLIDFALIVYAFCTQYELGNPDLQLFESYSWVAPLDLNWSVGADGLSMPLIILTGFITTLAMLAAWPVTLKPKLFYFLMLAMYGGQIAVFAVQDMLLFFLVWELELIPVYLLLSIWGGKKRLYAATKFILYTAGGSLFILIAALAMAFYGDTVTFDMSAIAAKDYAINAQLLLYAAFFIAYAVKLPIFPLHTWLPDAHGEATAPVHMLLAGILLKMGGYALIRMNAGMLPDAHAIFAPVLVILGVVNIVYAALTSFAQRNLKRKIAYSSISHMGFVLIGLGSFTDLGLSGAVLQMVSHGLIGASLFFMVGATYDRTHTLMLDEMGGVGQKMRKSFAMWTTCSLASLALPGMSGFVAELMVFVGFSSSDAYSTPFKVVVVFLAAVGVILTPIYLLSMLREMLYGPENKELIEHEALVDSEPREVFIIASLLVPIIGIGLYPKLVTQIYDATTVQLTARLRDSVPSLGKGTSIASTPLQAPAIGDR, translated from the coding sequence ATGGCTGATTTTCCCTGGCTGACAACTATTATTCTGTTACCGATCGCGGCGACCTTGCCCCTGCCGTTCTTGCCGGACAAAGACGGCAAAACGGTACGCTGGTACGCCCTGATCGTCGGGTTAATCGACTTTGCCTTAATCGTCTACGCCTTTTGCACCCAATACGAGCTGGGCAATCCAGACCTCCAACTTTTTGAAAGTTACTCCTGGGTCGCCCCCCTCGATCTGAATTGGTCCGTGGGCGCCGATGGCTTGTCGATGCCCCTGATTATCCTGACCGGGTTCATCACCACCCTGGCGATGCTCGCCGCGTGGCCCGTCACCCTCAAACCCAAACTGTTTTACTTCCTAATGCTGGCCATGTACGGCGGTCAAATCGCCGTGTTTGCCGTGCAGGACATGCTGTTGTTTTTCTTGGTTTGGGAACTGGAGTTAATCCCGGTTTACCTGCTGCTGTCGATTTGGGGCGGTAAAAAGCGCCTCTACGCAGCGACTAAGTTCATTCTCTACACCGCAGGGGGTTCCCTGTTTATCTTGATTGCCGCCTTGGCGATGGCCTTTTACGGCGATACGGTCACTTTCGACATGAGCGCGATCGCCGCCAAAGATTACGCCATTAACGCCCAATTGCTGCTCTACGCGGCCTTTTTCATCGCCTACGCCGTCAAGTTACCGATTTTTCCCTTACACACCTGGCTCCCCGACGCCCACGGCGAAGCGACGGCTCCCGTTCACATGCTCCTCGCCGGAATTCTCCTCAAAATGGGCGGTTATGCCTTAATTCGCATGAACGCCGGGATGCTCCCCGACGCCCACGCGATTTTTGCTCCCGTGTTAGTCATTCTCGGCGTCGTCAATATCGTCTACGCGGCGCTGACTTCCTTCGCCCAACGCAACCTCAAGCGCAAGATCGCTTATTCGTCGATTTCCCACATGGGATTCGTCCTCATCGGTCTCGGTTCGTTTACCGATTTGGGACTGAGTGGGGCCGTGTTGCAAATGGTCTCCCACGGGTTGATCGGGGCGAGTTTGTTCTTTATGGTGGGGGCGACTTACGATCGCACTCACACCCTGATGCTCGACGAAATGGGCGGCGTCGGTCAAAAAATGCGCAAGTCTTTCGCCATGTGGACGACCTGTTCCCTGGCGTCTTTGGCCCTGCCGGGAATGAGTGGTTTTGTGGCCGAATTGATGGTTTTTGTGGGATTTTCGAGCAGCGACGCTTACAGCACCCCGTTTAAGGTGGTCGTCGTCTTCTTGGCGGCGGTCGGCGTCATTTTGACCCCGATTTACCTCCTCTCGATGCTGCGCGAGATGCTCTACGGTCCGGAGAATAAGGAGTTGATCGAACACGAAGCTTTGGTCGATTCGGAACCGCGCGAGGTGTTTATTATCGCGTCGCTGTTGGTTCCGATTATCGGGATCGGCTTGTATCCGAAGTTGGTCACCCAGATTTACGATGCGACCACGGTGCAGTTGACCGCGAGATTGCGCGACTCGGTGCCGAGTTTGGGTAAGGGGACTTCGATCGCCTCGACCCCTTTACAAGCGCCCGCGATCGGCGATCGTTAG
- a CDS encoding AAA family ATPase, protein MQRTPQNPTPSDAVLGGESSPHAPLISRLDLMIRARYPLLYIVAVEEEPVEEVLAQVAKRLDRRQLLWWDLVRGWSDNGSAKGSVMAALDRVAKAPPQDNTLFVLRDLHPILKNPHVSSNTPVVRELRNLTRELKRSRKTAILTSHELAIPEELREEVTVIDFPLPNEREIDYLLSRLVSPDKLKLSPVAREQLVKACQGLSRARIQRVLALALAAKQEVNETDIEGVLDEKRQTIRQTGILEFFTARESLKSVGGLENLKQWVRMRRDVFTEEARRYGIPNPKGVLLVGIQGTGKSLSAKTIAHEWRLPLLRLDSGRLFGGIVGESESRVRQMIQLAEAIAPCILWIDEIDKAFGNISSGTDGDSGTSRRVFGSLITWMQEKSAPVFIVATANNVRILPAELLRKGRFDEIFFINLPNFEERQAIFKVHLQRLRPSRLREFDLALLATQAKNFSGAEIEQAIVDGMHRAFARVENGQRRDFSTEDILRAIEETVPLAAIVRSQIEDLKHWAAEAGARTASKDTELVQEMSHYVPDRGIGPLEVD, encoded by the coding sequence ATGCAACGAACTCCCCAAAACCCGACCCCCTCCGACGCCGTACTCGGCGGTGAAAGCAGTCCTCACGCGCCCCTGATTTCCCGACTGGATTTAATGATTCGGGCGCGCTATCCCTTGCTGTATATCGTCGCCGTCGAAGAAGAACCCGTCGAAGAAGTGCTCGCCCAAGTGGCAAAACGCCTCGATCGCCGACAATTGTTGTGGTGGGATTTAGTGCGCGGTTGGAGTGACAACGGATCGGCGAAAGGGTCGGTGATGGCGGCGTTAGACCGGGTGGCGAAGGCGCCGCCGCAAGATAACACCCTGTTCGTCCTGCGCGACTTGCACCCGATTTTAAAAAACCCCCACGTCAGTAGTAATACCCCGGTAGTGCGCGAATTGCGCAACTTAACCCGGGAGTTAAAGCGATCGCGCAAAACCGCCATTCTCACCAGTCACGAGCTCGCCATCCCCGAGGAACTGCGCGAAGAAGTCACCGTCATCGACTTTCCCCTCCCCAACGAACGGGAAATCGACTATCTCCTCTCCCGTCTCGTCTCTCCGGACAAGCTCAAACTCAGCCCCGTGGCGCGGGAACAACTGGTGAAAGCCTGTCAGGGATTGAGTCGCGCCCGGATTCAGCGCGTGTTAGCCCTGGCGCTGGCGGCGAAACAGGAAGTCAACGAAACCGACATCGAAGGGGTGCTCGATGAGAAGCGCCAAACTATCCGCCAGACGGGGATTTTAGAGTTTTTCACCGCCCGAGAATCCCTCAAAAGCGTGGGGGGATTGGAGAATTTAAAACAGTGGGTGCGAATGCGTCGGGACGTGTTCACCGAGGAGGCGCGGCGCTACGGAATACCGAATCCGAAAGGGGTGTTGCTGGTGGGAATTCAGGGAACGGGAAAGTCCCTCTCGGCGAAAACGATCGCCCACGAATGGCGTTTACCCTTGTTGCGGTTGGATAGCGGGCGCCTGTTCGGCGGAATTGTCGGGGAAAGTGAATCGCGAGTGAGACAGATGATCCAGCTTGCAGAGGCGATCGCCCCGTGTATCCTCTGGATCGACGAAATCGACAAAGCCTTCGGCAATATTTCCAGTGGAACCGACGGGGACTCGGGGACTTCGCGCCGGGTGTTCGGGTCGTTGATTACCTGGATGCAGGAAAAAAGCGCCCCGGTGTTTATCGTGGCGACGGCGAACAACGTGCGAATTTTGCCTGCGGAGTTACTGCGAAAAGGTCGATTTGACGAAATTTTCTTTATTAATTTGCCCAATTTCGAGGAACGGCAAGCAATTTTTAAAGTACACTTGCAACGATTGCGCCCGTCGCGCTTGCGAGAATTCGATTTAGCTTTGCTGGCGACTCAGGCGAAGAATTTTAGCGGCGCCGAAATCGAACAGGCGATCGTCGATGGAATGCATCGAGCGTTCGCGCGGGTGGAGAACGGACAACGCCGGGATTTTTCCACGGAAGATATCTTGCGCGCAATTGAGGAAACAGTTCCGCTTGCGGCGATCGTGCGCAGCCAAATCGAAGATCTCAAGCATTGGGCGGCGGAAGCAGGGGCGCGAACGGCGTCTAAAGATACGGAATTAGTGCAAGAGATGAGTCACTACGTCCCCGATCGCGGGATCGGTCCGTTAGAGGTGGATTGA
- a CDS encoding transporter codes for MKSRLWPIAPSVLAILTGVIAGLGISKGAIAADHLNLEEGLPAEVEDAYPLGFGGFEFQGVFHYDRVEGEDIFTLDPRLEWGFARNWQAKLSVPVVLGSEENDIGDISAEVFYNFNTETLSTPAIALSASADFPTGSDSEGIDPTLKLLVTKSIGTGNNLDRLHLNLGWTYNSEQQDNERQNALSVALGYSRRLGSETILVSDIVFEQEKEEDAEIYLIELGVRHQLSPLNVLAIGAGVGLGEESPDLRITAGFQQSF; via the coding sequence ATGAAATCTCGGTTGTGGCCGATCGCGCCTTCCGTGCTGGCTATTTTAACGGGAGTAATCGCAGGATTGGGAATCTCAAAAGGGGCGATCGCTGCCGACCATCTTAACTTAGAGGAAGGACTTCCCGCCGAAGTCGAAGATGCGTATCCCCTCGGTTTTGGTGGCTTTGAATTTCAAGGAGTGTTCCATTACGATCGCGTTGAAGGTGAAGATATTTTTACCCTCGATCCTCGTTTAGAATGGGGTTTTGCTCGCAACTGGCAGGCAAAACTATCAGTTCCTGTCGTCCTCGGATCGGAAGAAAATGATATTGGCGATATCTCTGCAGAAGTTTTTTATAACTTTAATACGGAGACGTTAAGCACTCCGGCGATCGCCCTTTCCGCAAGTGCCGATTTCCCTACAGGTTCCGATAGTGAAGGTATCGATCCAACTTTAAAATTATTAGTCACAAAAAGTATTGGAACTGGCAACAATCTCGATCGCCTGCACTTAAATCTTGGTTGGACTTATAATAGCGAACAGCAAGATAACGAGCGGCAAAATGCTCTTTCGGTTGCATTAGGATACAGTCGTCGGTTGGGGTCGGAAACTATTTTAGTTTCGGATATTGTTTTCGAGCAGGAAAAAGAGGAAGATGCCGAAATATACTTAATCGAACTCGGCGTTCGTCACCAACTCTCTCCCCTCAATGTTTTAGCCATTGGCGCGGGAGTCGGACTCGGCGAAGAATCTCCTGATTTACGCATAACTGCAGGATTTCAACAGTCGTTTTAA
- a CDS encoding PepSY domain-containing protein, producing the protein MVFPLLLTLITGFAFQFAALNDKSSEFLWLLDLHRGKFGRIDLQMIYPFLNGLGLLTLVMTGVLMWLQIPPRRS; encoded by the coding sequence ATGGTTTTTCCTCTTCTCCTGACTTTAATTACCGGATTTGCTTTTCAATTTGCCGCACTTAATGATAAAAGTAGCGAATTTCTCTGGTTACTCGATCTCCATCGCGGTAAATTTGGCAGAATTGATTTACAAATGATTTACCCTTTTCTTAATGGGCTGGGTTTATTAACTTTAGTGATGACTGGGGTATTGATGTGGTTGCAAATTCCACCGCGTCGAAGTTAA
- the rppA gene encoding two-component system response regulator RppA translates to MKLLLVEDEPDLGSAIKRTLTQEAYVVDWLQDGCEAWSYLETDWTQYTLAIVDWLLPGLSGLELCKRLRRQNSPLPVLMLTAKDTEADKVEGLDAGADDYLVKPFGMAELLARLRALQRRSPQLQVQPLQVGNLRLDYTKKSLFYRESSGKDREISLTNKEFQLLEYFMRHPNQILDRDRILSQLWEVGAEPESNVVAAQIRLLRRKLSQCQYPEFIETVYGLGYRFNSDRC, encoded by the coding sequence ATGAAACTACTGTTAGTTGAAGATGAACCCGATCTCGGATCTGCGATTAAACGCACTTTAACTCAGGAGGCTTATGTTGTCGATTGGTTGCAAGATGGATGCGAAGCCTGGAGCTATTTAGAAACGGATTGGACGCAATATACTCTGGCTATTGTTGATTGGTTGTTACCGGGTTTATCTGGTTTGGAATTGTGCAAGCGATTGCGTCGCCAAAATAGTCCGTTACCCGTGCTGATGTTGACGGCGAAAGATACGGAAGCGGATAAGGTGGAAGGGTTGGATGCTGGCGCGGATGATTATTTAGTCAAGCCATTTGGGATGGCGGAGCTATTGGCGCGGTTGCGGGCGCTGCAGCGACGATCGCCTCAATTGCAAGTCCAACCTTTACAAGTGGGAAATCTAAGGTTGGATTACACCAAAAAATCGTTATTTTATCGGGAAAGTTCGGGAAAAGATCGCGAAATTTCGTTAACGAATAAGGAGTTTCAGTTATTGGAATATTTTATGCGCCATCCCAACCAAATTCTCGATCGCGATCGCATTTTATCCCAACTGTGGGAGGTCGGTGCAGAACCGGAAAGTAATGTGGTCGCCGCTCAAATTCGCTTGTTACGTCGCAAGTTATCTCAATGTCAATATCCGGAGTTTATTGAGACGGTTTATGGATTGGGGTATCGCTTCAATTCCGATCGCTGCTAA